CGACATCGCTCGGCTACCGTCCGAGCCGCGCCGCGCAGGCGCTCCGGATGAGCCGTACCGGCACGATCGCGTTGATCGTACCGAGCGCGGGGAGCCGCGCCGAAGAACGCGAGATGATCAGCCTCGACTACTACATGTCGATCGCTGCGGCGTGCGCACAGGATGCGTTCACCCGCGGCTACTCGTTGATCCTTCCGCCGCGGCTGACCACCGCCGACGAATGGCAGGTGCTCGCACCGGACGGCGTCATCCTGTGCGATCCGGCGACCAATGACGAACGCATCGACCTGCTCGAGACGCTTGGCGTACCGGTCGTGTCGATCGAACGCGACTCCGGTCGGCCCGAGCGGCCGCACTTCGTCGCGGGCGACAACGTCGGCAACATGAACGAACTGTTGGCTCATCTGCACGGGGTCGGCGCTCGGCGGATCGCGTTGTTATGGGCTGAGTCGTCGTGGTCGTGGACCCTCGACAGCCGCGAGACGTACGAGCAGTGGTGCCTCGGGCACGGCCAGCGGCCGATCGTGGCTCCGGTGTCACTGAACCACCTCGAGTCGGAGTCGTATCGGGCGTCGGTGTCGCTGCTCGAGTCCGACCCGCGCCCCGATGCGATGATCGCTTCGGCCGAGCGATACGCAGACGGCCTGCTGCACGCGTGCCGCGAGCGTGGTTTGCGGGTGCCGCACGACGTGTTGGTGGCCAGCGGCATC
The sequence above is drawn from the Nocardioidaceae bacterium SCSIO 66511 genome and encodes:
- a CDS encoding LacI family transcriptional regulator produces the protein MAGTTRVTIRDVASRAGVSVSTVSHALSGKGQLRPETRERIRSVATSLGYRPSRAAQALRMSRTGTIALIVPSAGSRAEEREMISLDYYMSIAAACAQDAFTRGYSLILPPRLTTADEWQVLAPDGVILCDPATNDERIDLLETLGVPVVSIERDSGRPERPHFVAGDNVGNMNELLAHLHGVGARRIALLWAESSWSWTLDSRETYEQWCLGHGQRPIVAPVSLNHLESESYRASVSLLESDPRPDAMIASAERYADGLLHACRERGLRVPHDVLVASGIDNHVLRQHDPPVTAIDLEPAAQAHAAVEMLHLRLEGGEVTEPRIVPSKLHVRRSTQPG